In Rahnella sikkimica, the following are encoded in one genomic region:
- the envZ gene encoding two-component system sensor histidine kinase EnvZ: MRRIRFSPRSSFARTLLLIVTLLFVSLVTTYLVVLNFAILPSLQQFNKVLAYEVRMLMTDRLQLEDGTLLAVPPAFRREIYRELGISLYTNSAAEESGLRWAQHYEFLSQQMAQQLGGPTDVRVEVNKNTPVVWLKTWLSPDIWVRVPLTEIHQGDFSPLFRYTLAIMLLAIGGAWLFIRIQNRPLVELEHAALQVGKGIIPPPLREYGASEVRSVTRAFNQMAAGVKLLADDRTLLMAGVSHDLRTPLTRIRLATEMMSDDDGYLAESINKDIEECNAIIEQFIDYLRTGQEMPTEITDLNGILGEVIATESGYEREIDSGLVDGELLVNVHPLSIKRAVVNMVVNAARYGNGWIKVSSGRELQRAWFQVEDDGPGIEPDQLKHLFQPFVRGESARTTSGTGLGLAIVQRIIDAHSGTLDIGRSDRGGLRIRAYLPLPLEMLQKAAVTVTGS; encoded by the coding sequence ATGAGACGAATACGCTTTTCACCGCGTAGCTCGTTTGCCCGAACACTGTTATTAATTGTCACCTTGCTGTTCGTCAGCCTGGTGACGACCTATCTGGTGGTGCTGAACTTCGCCATTCTGCCCAGTTTGCAGCAGTTCAATAAAGTCCTCGCGTATGAAGTTCGTATGCTGATGACTGACCGGCTGCAACTGGAAGATGGCACGTTGCTGGCCGTGCCGCCTGCGTTTCGTCGCGAGATTTACCGCGAACTGGGCATTTCGCTTTACACCAACTCTGCGGCTGAGGAGAGTGGTCTGCGCTGGGCGCAGCACTACGAATTCCTGAGCCAGCAGATGGCGCAACAGCTTGGTGGCCCGACGGATGTGCGCGTTGAGGTCAATAAAAATACCCCGGTTGTGTGGCTGAAGACCTGGTTGTCACCTGACATCTGGGTACGCGTTCCTCTTACCGAAATTCATCAGGGCGATTTCTCCCCGTTGTTCCGCTATACGCTGGCGATTATGCTGCTGGCCATTGGCGGCGCATGGCTGTTTATCCGCATCCAGAACCGACCCCTTGTCGAACTGGAGCACGCGGCTTTACAGGTCGGCAAAGGCATTATTCCGCCGCCATTGCGTGAATACGGTGCTTCTGAAGTACGTTCCGTGACGCGTGCCTTTAACCAGATGGCTGCCGGTGTGAAGTTGCTGGCTGATGATCGTACGTTACTGATGGCGGGTGTAAGCCATGACCTGCGTACGCCGCTGACGCGTATTCGCCTGGCAACAGAAATGATGAGTGATGATGACGGTTATCTTGCCGAGTCGATTAATAAAGACATCGAAGAGTGCAACGCTATCATTGAGCAGTTCATTGATTATCTGCGCACCGGGCAGGAGATGCCGACGGAAATCACCGATCTCAACGGTATTTTGGGGGAAGTGATTGCCACTGAAAGCGGCTACGAACGTGAAATCGATTCCGGTCTGGTTGACGGTGAATTGCTGGTGAATGTGCATCCGCTGTCCATCAAACGCGCCGTGGTCAATATGGTGGTGAACGCCGCCCGTTACGGGAATGGCTGGATCAAAGTCAGCAGCGGACGTGAGCTTCAGCGTGCGTGGTTCCAGGTGGAAGATGATGGTCCTGGTATTGAGCCGGATCAGCTCAAACATCTGTTTCAGCCGTTCGTACGCGGTGAAAGTGCCCGCACAACCAGCGGAACCGGCCTTGGACTGGCGATTGTCCAGCGTATTATTGATGCACATTCCGGGACTCTGGATATCGGGCGCAGTGACCGCGGTGGATTGAGGATCAGGGCGTATCTGCCATTACCGTTGGAGATGCTGCAGAAAGCTGCCGTAACAGTCACGGGTTCTTAA